AGCCACGTGCCCGCCCTGCCCGACCAACAGCCCGCTGCGTGGCACCTGTACGCCGCACGCGTCCCGAGCGAGATCCTCCATAATGCCTTGCGCTTTTATCCCCGGCTACGACTCGTGTCGACAAACCCGGGCGCCCACGCGGCGGAGCGCCATTCGTGCCTGCCCTGCCGCTCTGGCTCTCTGCGCGAGGGGAAAGGGAAAAGCGCGCACACCCTTTGCGGCGCGGCATGTGTCCCGTCAGGGACTCAGGGTTACGCACGTGTGCTGTGCCCGCGGCAAACAAAACCGACGAACGAGCATCTGCGCGGGGATAAGCGCTGGCGAATGAGTGCGGGGCTTGGGGTCTCGGCTTCAGGGGAATCTTCCCGACGAATGCCGAGCTTTCCTGCCGCATTGCGGTGGACCgcccgcgacggcggcgggaggaagCTGATTCGATCTCGTGTGGAATTCTGGCCGCTGATCTCACAACTCCAGAGATATCGCCGGACGACTAATTTGGAGCGCTCTATCGACTCTAGTACTCTTTACTACTACCGGGACGACCAAGCAGGCAAGCAAGCGCACTTGTTTTGTTTACCACGGCGACCGTCCGGTTAGTAGAGTTTAACTAACTAGATGGTTTttcggaaatttttagttagcatACATCAGtgaaattaaatagcaacgaaAGAGTATTCAAAACTAAAACTACATATGAAATTATATGATAGATTTTTTGTTTAGTGAGGATGGCTCGATAaaaaatagcatgcatgcgcaaaaaatatgagtttctCATTAAATTGGTGCGAACATATTAATGACATGATGATATGGcatgcatgttgagagaaatcaagtagtgtGTTTCTCCCAATACTTAGATATAGACACCAACAAGTCCCGCTAAAACCAGCAACATGCCTAAACCACGAGTACTACTATACGTGGGCATCTAAATAAAAGGATAAGGATGGAATGAAAAAGGACGCGATAAATGCTTGCTCCCTTTCATTGACAGCGCACACGGTTATCGCTTCGCACACCCTCAAGCTTATCCGGAGTATGCATTGTTTTTGTACCGACATACGTAGTAATGCTCGTGATACCCGTATGCACGCTACGTCGTGTGGAGGAGGATTGTAGCAGAGGGCGATCGCGTACGTCCCGGATTACGCCGCGCACAGGGGAGAATATACGTACACCATACAGTACCATTTGATGAATTTGTTTGATCGCGCCCATGTCGATCCTTTCCGGCTTCTCTGGAGCCATCTTAATTTACTATAATTAATCCCGCCTCCGTTTACGGTTGTCCAATCATGCAGTACCTAGCTGCCTACACATAACTTCGTCAAAGAGGTTTAGGTTTCGCCGTCGTGTCAGTGAATCCATGATATGCTCGGCGGCTGGTTGGTTGGTCAGCGAGAAAAGATCTTCACTGCTACTAATCCCCATCGAACCATAAGCCACGACAGCTCTAGCTAAGCCAGGTCCCATCACCACTAGCCAGCGCGCCTCAAAATAGAACCAGAGGGCTCCCCAAATTCCCCAAAAACAGCTGCCACGACAAACCAAAAAACCTGCCACGGTAAGTATAAAACTAGAGAAACCCATATACAGGTGTCCGGTGCGTGCCGGAGCAGCAGCCACGTACCGACCACCCGTCGTCCGTACACCCTCGAAAACGGCCCGCGCTGGCCACACGTAGACGGACACGCCCCGCACCGCATCCTGAAGTCGGCCGTGACCTCATCCCGACCGTGCAACCAAATCCTGTAATAAAATCCCGCGCCGCTGTGAAGCCAAGCCAGCGGCACCTTCCTGGAAAGGCCGCAAGAGCCAGCACCACACGTGCCCATTTCCTCCCCAAGGAACCCCCTCCACGCAGCCGCCTAGCGTTCCTCCCCAGCCCACTCCGCCGAAGCTTCCAgacccccccctcccccctcccctATTTATCCCCCCTCGAATCCTCACTCCCTTTTCTCATTCAACGCCCATCACCACACACTCACAGCGTAGCTCAGCCAAAGGAAGCAGCAAAGGCAGAGAGATTCAACGATCGACCTGATTCGATTcgaagcaagcaaagcaactcccaacaacaacaacaaacagAGGATCGTGGGGATGGCAGTGAGAGGCACCAGGAGGGAGCGTGACGCGGAGGCGGAGCTGAACCTGCCGCCGGGGTTCCGCTTCCACCCGACAGACGACGAGCTCGTCGAGCACTACCTATGCCGGAAAGCCGCGGGGGGCCGTCTGCCGGTGCCGATCATCGCCGAGGTCGACCTCTACAAGTTCGACCCGTGGGCGCTGCCCGACAGGGCGCTCTTCGGGACCAAGGAGTGGTACTTCTTCACCCCGAGGGACCGCAAGTACCCCAACGGGTCCCGCCCCAACCGCGCCGCCGGCAACGGGTACTGGAAGGCCACGGGCGCCGATAAGCCCGTCGCGCCCCATGGACGCACCTTGGGGATCAAGAAGGCCCTCGTGTTTTATGCTGGGAAGGCTCCCAAAGGGGTTAAGACTGATTGGATCATGCATGAGTACCGCCTCGCTGATgctggccgcgccgccgccgccggtgccaagAAGGGGTCCCTCAGGGTAAGCGATTTTACTCctgatttcttcttctgaatttTCCTCTGCTTTGAATGAATTTGGTGGCTGATTGTGGTTCTGGAATTTTTGCAGTTGGATGATTGGGTTCTGTGCCGGCTGTACAACAAGAAGAACGAGTGGGAGAAGATgcagatgcagcagcagctggtggGGGCGAAGGAGGCCACGAAGCAGGAGTCGTCGGACATGGTGATCACCTCGCactccaacaacaacaacaactcgCAGCAGTCGCACTCGTGGGGCGAGGCGCGCACGCCGGAGTCGGAGATCGTGGACCACGACGACCCGTCTTCCTTCCCGGCGGCGTTCCAGAGCCCCGCGGCGCAGGAGATGCTGGCCACCATGATGGTGCCcaagaaggaggcggcggacgacgccggcgccggggcagGCAGGAACGACCTGTTCGTGGACCTCAGCTACGACGACATCCAGAGCATGTACAGCGGCCTCGACATGATGCCGCCGGGCGACGACCTCCTCTACTCCACCCTCTTCGCGTCGCCTAGGGTCAGGGGCACCAAccaggccggcgccggcgtcggcggcatGCCGGGCCCCTTCTGAGCGCAGACGAGCtagcagagaagaagaaccagAGACCAGAGACAAGTGCCAGTCGAGTTTCCTCCTGGCTGCTACGAGCGAGCTTGCAGACCACTGTAAATACGGCATAGGAGACGGGGAGAGAGGTCGTGTTCGTCGGGGCGGCCGTGGCCTggtgcggctccggcgccggggcGTGTTGTATATGTGgagcccggcgccggcgctgggtcattcttttgtttttaccCTTTCACTCACATACGTATATGTAGCTCTTGCTCATCCTCTCCAATAGAATCGAACCGACCAGACCAGACCAAATTTTGCTGTTTCTACTGTTATCTGTTGATACTCCAGTATTTTTCCTTTGAATTGCAATATTGTCCTaaatttgcttaaatatgAGTGTATCTATGCAATTGATATTGATAGAAGGGAGTGCTATACTTATAGATGATGGATATACAATGAGTACAATCATATACTGAATCCAACTCCTTCAGCGGAGAAGGCAAGGGGCACCGACAACAGGATTTTCTCAACCCAGTTCACCTCGTTAAATTCGCTCTTCAAAATTCATGGATGCCAAGGACATGATAATTCACCGTTGCTCGGCTCGAGCAATTTCAATTCAGCTAGAGCGCGCCACCGTCGTGTGGGCTGGGGTGAAACTATCAGATCAAACTAAAAGAACTTAGCAGCAAAACGAGCACAACAAGCAGACAAACATTGTACCATCTTCATATTGATCCACGACTCTATCCATGCAATACACACCAAGTTCTCAGCTAACTGACGGCAAAATTGCAGACAAGGCAAAGAAGAAACACTCTCAAGTTACGGGGTAAGGTATCATATAGCTAGTTCAGAATTTCAGGCTGATCAACCGTCGAACATCAGTGGAACCAACTAGCGCtttccgccgcctcctccaagCTTGGGGGCCTTCCCGGGCTTGGGAGCGTTGCCCTTTCCGGCGGTCTTGTGAGATTTCGTCACCTCCACCTTCTTTGCTCTCTTCTCATCCTTTGTCTTCTTAATGCGTTCCTTGATCTCACTATTTGAAGCAATAAGCTTTGTAAGTAAACCAGAGAGATGTAACagagttttaaaaaaaagctaaatAAGAGATGGCCAATCTCCCTGGATGTACAACTACAAACAGGATCTAGGGGGGATGCAACACAGTATGGCCTCTCTTTAAAGACCAAATATAAGCTAGAGTTGATACATACAGCAATTATTTCTTTTAGACTAGAAGACTTATTATAAGTTCATGATACACAATGCCTTAAACCCACCACATGGTTCAATAAGACAATAGCTGGGCCAGAAGAAATACAACAATCTTACTGCACAAGATCACAAAGGAGCATGTACTAAATTTATCCATATAACACATAATAAAATCCAGGAAGCAGGGTCAACAGCAATGGAGAAAGAAGTATTACCGGAGAGCTGCTTCCCTGGCGGCATCACGGACCTCAGGCTTCTCAGCTCTCTTCTTCTGGATGACGTCAAGGGAAGCACCGACAATTGACCTGGAGTATGGCTTCTTGGTGGTACGGCGCCTTTTCTTGGCAGCCTCAGCGTGGATATCCTGCAACGACACCCAAACGTAATAAAAATTGTAAGCATAACTTTATATGCACCAACATAAAGGTTGTAGTTGCActaaaaatcaaaacaagcGAGTATATATGAAGCATTGGTAGAAACATAGCATTAAACAGTGGTGTAAACTGTGTAATCAGCATGGCCACTTACAACAATATAAGCAATATAAATCATTTATATTGTGAACATACTATCAGACAATGCAGCAAACAAACCATCCAAGTCACTTAAACTGATTAGATATGGACTGCCACAAACCAGATCAGCGAAAATAGTTAAGCAGGCCAATCAACTAATAGGTCAATGCACTCCCTGCACTGCTCAACAAACAGATCACTCTAATAGGACATGTGATCAATATTATTAAACATGAGCTGAACTAGCATATATTGTTACAGAGAACAGACATGTTTCCTCGTACCTTCTTGTGCTGCTTCCTGTACATGGCTGTCCATGTAAGCTTAGCAGGCTTGAGACGGTTGTGGAAGTAGCGCTTGcatttggagttggcgaaaaGGAAGACCTGATTGGGTGCATGCACAAATTGAGTTAATTTTCCACCTGTATACATTCTATGTTCAACAACAACAGGTGTCCAGAAGATTACTTGAGAGTCTGCACGGATGAACCGGATACCCTTCCCTGGGTATATCTTTGCACCACTGAATCGGCAGAGCTCTGTCCTGCATTAACAAAATTCCGAGAACAAATCAGAAAAGCTCCTACTTGTCTTCACCTCCACAATAAATGCAGAAAAGAAGCATCACATAAGTGCAAAGCTTATATAGAGAGTTAACATACTTGagaaccatcttctctgccctAACAAACCTTCaaagctcctcctcctacaATTAAAAAGGTCAGAGATATAAGAACTCATGTCCAATAAGCATGGCCCTCTTAACTGCATGGCTTCCAAGCCCGAGACTCACAAGGTAATGTCTCGCATGAAAGAGTTGAACCTCACATTGAGCTACAGGACTAACAGTAGAACAACAAGCAGGATAATCGCAATTACCAAATTGCTTGCCCCTACGTTAACATAGGCGACACACAAAAAGGTTCGAACAGCATATAAACCAACAACGACAGAATTTCGACAAACTTCAGAACGCATGGACCAGCAACTAGGCAGGTACAGCCCGTGGATGGACGGAGACGACATTCCCACAGTTGAATCTTACAGGGAAGCTAATCCATAACCCGCCGCACGCATCTGATGCACCGTACGCGGACCTAGCAGCTAATAAATCTCGTGCAAATTCAGGATCAAAACGAGATATCTGATGAAGTGGGGTTCAGGAGGCGGGGCGCTCACCCTTGGGtaggaagcagcagcaggctccGAGTGCGGCGGAGATGGTGCTGGTGCGCGCGAGCCGCCGTTGGCTCTCTCCTGCTCTGCTTTGCCGACGCCGCCTCGtgagctagggtttccccgTGGACCGgcccttgttttttttttacttggaCACGTGGTGGACTGGTGGTCTTTGGAGCGGATCACGGCCGTCCAATTTCTTCGGTGGTGCAGGAGAGAGTTATGGACTGGACATTTGGACCTAGACAGGCCTGGTGGCCTAGTGGGCCGTTGTTGCCCGCGCAACCATGCACCGATTTTCAAGCCTTTTGCGAAAGACAACAAAAAATACATCAGTCATTTATCTCGCTCCccattctcaaaaaaaaaaaatctcgctCCACTAAAAAAAAGTCATTTAACTACGGTTCTCTGTTCATGGGAGTGTCAATTGTGTTAAGTTCTGACAAGTGTTTACAAAAACATTGCGCCTCGAAACTCCGTGTGTCTGTAAACATGAGTATAGCGATCTGTATGTGCGCTGCGTGTCCACGTTCTAACGCTGGTAAttttaaaaggaaaatagaagaaacaaaagtGCTAGCCAAATAGGAGTAACTAGTACAGTGTTGTATAAACAAGGATATCTCTCGGACTAATTAACTAAGCAAGCTGCTGATCGAACAGGTGTACGTGTGCATCACGACAGCCGACAATCTACTAAGCActgctgggcggcggcagATAGCAGAACTTGGTTTGGGCAAAAGCTAGCCGAAGCTCCGGTGACTCCCGCGATCTAGCCCGATCTTGATAACCAACCACGTGtccctccattttttttaatcatcttttttttaattctctCTCATTTACTCCCTAATTAACTGCATCTTTTCTTTATGTCTCGTCTCGTCTCTCTCCTCACAGCCTCTCTCTCGCAGCCCACCAAA
This is a stretch of genomic DNA from Brachypodium distachyon strain Bd21 chromosome 1, Brachypodium_distachyon_v3.0, whole genome shotgun sequence. It encodes these proteins:
- the LOC100823743 gene encoding NAC domain-containing protein 2 produces the protein MAVRGTRRERDAEAELNLPPGFRFHPTDDELVEHYLCRKAAGGRLPVPIIAEVDLYKFDPWALPDRALFGTKEWYFFTPRDRKYPNGSRPNRAAGNGYWKATGADKPVAPHGRTLGIKKALVFYAGKAPKGVKTDWIMHEYRLADAGRAAAAGAKKGSLRLDDWVLCRLYNKKNEWEKMQMQQQLVGAKEATKQESSDMVITSHSNNNNNSQQSHSWGEARTPESEIVDHDDPSSFPAAFQSPAAQEMLATMMVPKKEAADDAGAGAGRNDLFVDLSYDDIQSMYSGLDMMPPGDDLLYSTLFASPRVRGTNQAGAGVGGMPGPF
- the LOC100825894 gene encoding 60S ribosomal protein L24, with amino-acid sequence MVLKTELCRFSGAKIYPGKGIRFIRADSQVFLFANSKCKRYFHNRLKPAKLTWTAMYRKQHKKDIHAEAAKKRRRTTKKPYSRSIVGASLDVIQKKRAEKPEVRDAAREAALREIKERIKKTKDEKRAKKVEVTKSHKTAGKGNAPKPGKAPKLGGGGGKR